Proteins found in one Mixophyes fleayi isolate aMixFle1 chromosome 8, aMixFle1.hap1, whole genome shotgun sequence genomic segment:
- the LOC142100232 gene encoding uncharacterized protein LOC142100232 has translation MASELRWNDEALVATFWEHVGQVLARLREHNLFCELEKCLFEQPQVPFLGYILSGTALQMDSAKLRAIVNWPLPTGLKAIQCFLGFVNYYRQFIKGNSTIIAPITALTKKSANPKLWSPKAISAFEHLKSAFFSLLLLFFSDLIANVPSSWS, from the exons ATGGCCTCTGAGCTGCGCTGGAATGATGAAGCGCTGGTGGCCacgttctg GGAACATGTAGGTCAAGTCCTGGCTCGTCTGAGAGAACACAACCTTTTCTGTGAATTAGAAAAGTGCCTTTTCGAGCAACCTCAGGTTCCTTTCTTAGGGTACATCCTCTCAGGCACAGCCCTTCAGATGGACTCGGCTAAACTAAGAGCAATTGTGAATTGGCCCTTGCCCACTGGTCTGAAAGCTATCCAATGCTTCCTTGGCTTCGTCAActactacagacaattcatcaaggggaATTCTACCATTATTGcccccatcactgctcttaccaAGAAATCAGCTAATCCCAAGCTTTGGTCCCCCAAGGCCATCTCAGCCTTTGAACATCTAAAGTCAGCCTTcttttctcttctgctcctattcttcagtgACCTAATTGCCAACGTCCCTTCTTCTTGGAGTtag